In one Epinephelus moara isolate mb chromosome 6, YSFRI_EMoa_1.0, whole genome shotgun sequence genomic region, the following are encoded:
- the LOC126391288 gene encoding high affinity immunoglobulin epsilon receptor subunit beta-like isoform X1, which yields MSITVVRDKGVTVVTVATDEKSMLPPLCQITKSLCYSPMCCSVNKALMQTSTVSALGTISIIVGLLNLVLGRTSQRPGDFSSMGAAYWLGGVFVLAGIMSLLADQLPAIFLVVLAVLVNIIGSAFAIFGIVVYALDMANTTVDRLCGWFYRYAAVNIPSQDNCPYVAHHFRCLVVAIDASMIFLTVLQLLACINVTVLGIRTLFYLREEEQGGRADEPDQPLLKEVLMTSPGA from the exons ATGTCCATCACTGTTGTCAGAGATAAGGGGGTGACTGTGGTCACCGTGGCGACTGACGAGAAGAGCATGTTACCACCGCTGTGTCAGATCACGAAGTCTCTCTGCTACAGTCCGATGTGCTGCTCAGTGAACAAGGCGCTGATGCAGACCAGTACAGTCTCAGCTCTCGGG ACCATATCGATCATTGTGGGCCTCTTAAATCTTGTACTCGGGCGAACAAGCCAACGTCCTGGTGATTTTTCCAGCATGGGAGCTGCTTACTGGCTGGGTGGTGTG TTTGTCCTGGCTGGAATCATGTCCCTTCTTGCTGATCAGTTGCCCGCTATCTTCTTG GTGGTCCTTGCGGTGTTGGTGAACATAATCGGATCGGCCTTTGCCATTTTTGGCATTGTGGTCTATGCCCTGGACATGGCAAACACCActgttgacaggctgtgtggCTGGTTCTACCGGTATGCTGCTGTTAACATACCTAGTCAAGACAACTGCCCATATGTGGCGCACCATTTCCGG TGTTTGGTGGTGGCCATAGATGCTTCTATGATCTTCCTGACTGTTCTCCAGCTGCTTGCCTGCATCAACGTCACTGTTTTGGGCATCAGGACTCTGTTTTACCTGAGGGAGGAAGAG CAGGGCGGCAGAGCTGATGAGCCAGACCAGCCACTGCTGAAGGAAGTCCTCATGACCAGTCCTGGTGCTTAA
- the LOC126391276 gene encoding uncharacterized protein LOC126391276 — protein MNLVKNRTLHPHLRDEEALVVENAIRLAIDSIINVLYGVNSARTHEYQRMVADRDKEIQRLEGRLTEIEHELQVLRRQGCTCGLFGKEHSLVGSQISGDPQEGEQCGFDTEMTAGQQECEMSISLGLFARPPSHVSSQSHESALPSSPSRMGLDQSCTSHSSESSSVPEAARNLPTSPSSLVIKEEPCDIDTVLIKWEMSEERFGEHQESSGSPCQDNESPTTKKKLENREGRKCREKPHTDPGGHSDPPGENQRNKKKGVPMSELTEEAQRLKRAAWRAASRRYYARKIARQQANPSRSAPFPSRSGPFPSRSGPFPHITDSRFSQPISFMEKTRRTLISELPEESQSLQREAWRAASRRYYARKTARPQTEPTQYAHLLQNIEPSGETLGPNRGGSHTNSGGIMCS, from the exons ATGAATTTGGTGAAAAACAGAACTTTGCATCCGCATCTGCGGGACGAGGAGGCTCTCGTGGTGGAAAACGCCATCCGGCTGGCGATAGATTCGATCATAAACGTGCTGTACGGTGTCAACAGTGCCAGGACTCATGAGTACCAGCGGATGGTGGCCGACAGGGACAAAGAGATCCAGCGGCTGGAGGGCAGGCTGACGGAGATAGAGCACGAGCTGCAGGTGCTGCGCCGACAGGGATGCACCTGCGGGCTGTTTGGGAAGGAGCACAGCCTGGTGGGGTCACAGATCTCCGGTGACCCGCAGGAGGGAGAGCAGTGCGGGTTTGACACTGAGATGACAGCAGGGCAGCAGGAGTGTGAGATGAGCATCTCTT TGGGCCTTTTTGCAAGACCGCCCTCACATGTCTCCTCCCAGAGCCACGAGTCGGCTCTTCCATCGTCCCCCAGCAGAATGGGCCTGGACCAGTCCTGCACCTCCCACTCCTCAGAGTCCTCAAGTGTCCCAGAGGCAGCCAGGAATCTGCCTACATCTCCCAGCAGCCTCGTCATCAAAGAGGAGCCGTGTGATATCGACACGGTCTTAATCAAGTGGGAGATGAGTGAAGAGAGATTCGGGGAGCATCAGGAGAGCTCAGGCAGTCCATGTCAGGACAATGAGAGCCCCACGACAAAAA AAAAACTGGAGAACAGAGAGGGCAGAAAGTGCAGGGAGAAACCTCACACAGACCCAGGCGGACACAGCGACCCTCCTGGAGAAAACCAGAG GAACAAGAAGAAGGGTGTGCCGATGTCCGAGCTGACAGAGGAGGCTCAGAGACTGAAGAGGGCAGCCTGGAGAGCAGCTTCGAGGCGGTACTACGCCCGAAAAATAGCCCGCCAACAGGCAAACCCCTCACGCTCTGCCCCCTTCCCCTCACGATCAGGCCCCTTCCCCTCACGATCAGGCCCCTTCCCCCACATTACAGACTCCCGGTTTTCACAACCCATCTCCTTTATGGAGAAGACAAGGAGGACACTGATATCTGAGTTACCTGAGGAGTCTCAGTCGCTGCAGAGGGAGGCTTGGAGAGCCGCATCCAGAAGGTACTATGCTCGAAAAACTGCTCGCCCTCAGACTGAACCCACACAGTACGCACACCTGCTCCAGAACATTGAGCCGTCTGGAGAAACACTGGGACCCAACAGAGGAGGATCCCACACCAACAGTGGAGGAATAATGTGCAGCTGA
- the LOC126391288 gene encoding high affinity immunoglobulin epsilon receptor subunit beta-like isoform X2 translates to MSITVVRDKGVTVVTVATDEKSMLPPLCQITKSLCYSPMCCSVNKALMQTSTVSALGTISIIVGLLNLVLGRTSQRPGDFSSMGAAYWLGGVFVLAGIMSLLADQLPAIFLVVLAVLVNIIGSAFAIFGIVVYALDMANTTVDRLCGWFYRYAAVNIPSQDNCPYVAHHFRCLVVAIDASMIFLTVLQLLACINVTVLGIRTLFYLREEEGGRADEPDQPLLKEVLMTSPGA, encoded by the exons ATGTCCATCACTGTTGTCAGAGATAAGGGGGTGACTGTGGTCACCGTGGCGACTGACGAGAAGAGCATGTTACCACCGCTGTGTCAGATCACGAAGTCTCTCTGCTACAGTCCGATGTGCTGCTCAGTGAACAAGGCGCTGATGCAGACCAGTACAGTCTCAGCTCTCGGG ACCATATCGATCATTGTGGGCCTCTTAAATCTTGTACTCGGGCGAACAAGCCAACGTCCTGGTGATTTTTCCAGCATGGGAGCTGCTTACTGGCTGGGTGGTGTG TTTGTCCTGGCTGGAATCATGTCCCTTCTTGCTGATCAGTTGCCCGCTATCTTCTTG GTGGTCCTTGCGGTGTTGGTGAACATAATCGGATCGGCCTTTGCCATTTTTGGCATTGTGGTCTATGCCCTGGACATGGCAAACACCActgttgacaggctgtgtggCTGGTTCTACCGGTATGCTGCTGTTAACATACCTAGTCAAGACAACTGCCCATATGTGGCGCACCATTTCCGG TGTTTGGTGGTGGCCATAGATGCTTCTATGATCTTCCTGACTGTTCTCCAGCTGCTTGCCTGCATCAACGTCACTGTTTTGGGCATCAGGACTCTGTTTTACCTGAGGGAGGAAGAG GGCGGCAGAGCTGATGAGCCAGACCAGCCACTGCTGAAGGAAGTCCTCATGACCAGTCCTGGTGCTTAA